From Rhodopseudomonas palustris, a single genomic window includes:
- a CDS encoding tetratricopeptide repeat protein produces the protein MKALRAFAIVAASLLLATGAAAQVSLSPPSGPNPFPKPLEPEKPKPRPPAPAKAPATEAKDKAKKPADKPDAKASPEGGGATAAEDPNVDLVYGAYQRGFYKTAFELAQKRAADNDAKAMTMLGELYANALGVKRDYKKAVEWYARAADLGDREGMFALAMARMGGRGGPPNREEAAKWLAQAAKLGEPKAAYNLALLYLDGQTFPQDVKRAAELLRMSADAGNPEAQYALATFYKEGTGVTKNIEQSVRLLQAAALAGNVPAQVEYAIALYNGTGTPKNEPAAVALLRKAARANNPIAQNRLAHVLVTGQGAPRDINEAMKWHLVAKTAGKGDLLLDQTLAQMSAEDRAKAEEAARTWIGGSK, from the coding sequence ATGAAGGCGCTGCGCGCGTTCGCGATTGTTGCGGCTTCGTTGCTGCTTGCCACCGGCGCGGCGGCGCAAGTCTCGCTGTCGCCGCCGTCCGGGCCCAACCCGTTCCCAAAGCCGCTGGAGCCGGAAAAGCCGAAGCCCAGGCCGCCGGCACCGGCCAAGGCACCCGCCACCGAGGCGAAGGACAAGGCCAAGAAGCCGGCCGACAAACCCGACGCCAAGGCCAGTCCTGAGGGTGGCGGCGCGACCGCGGCCGAGGATCCCAACGTCGATCTGGTGTACGGCGCCTATCAGCGCGGCTTCTACAAGACCGCGTTCGAGCTGGCGCAGAAGCGTGCCGCCGACAACGACGCCAAGGCCATGACCATGCTGGGCGAGCTTTACGCCAACGCCCTCGGGGTCAAGCGCGACTACAAGAAAGCCGTCGAATGGTACGCGCGCGCCGCCGATCTCGGCGATCGCGAGGGAATGTTTGCGCTGGCGATGGCCCGCATGGGCGGCCGCGGCGGTCCGCCGAACCGCGAAGAGGCCGCCAAATGGCTGGCGCAGGCCGCCAAGCTCGGCGAGCCGAAGGCTGCCTACAATCTGGCGCTGCTGTATCTCGACGGCCAGACCTTCCCGCAGGACGTCAAGCGCGCCGCCGAATTGCTCAGGATGTCTGCCGACGCCGGCAATCCGGAAGCCCAATACGCGCTCGCGACCTTCTATAAGGAAGGTACCGGGGTGACAAAGAACATCGAACAGTCGGTGCGGCTGCTGCAGGCCGCCGCGCTCGCCGGCAACGTCCCGGCCCAGGTCGAATATGCCATCGCGCTGTACAACGGCACCGGCACTCCGAAGAACGAACCGGCCGCGGTGGCGCTGCTGCGCAAGGCCGCACGCGCCAACAACCCGATCGCCCAGAACCGCCTCGCCCACGTTCTGGTCACCGGACAGGGCGCGCCGCGCGACATCAACGAGGCGATGAAATGGCATCTGGTCGCCAAGACCGCCGGTAAGGGCGATCTCTTGCTCGACCAGACACTGGCGCAGATGTCGGCCGAGGACCGCGCCAAGGCCGAAGAAGCGGCGCGCACCTGGATCGGCGGCAGCAAATGA
- a CDS encoding thiamine phosphate synthase: MNAKPAPSRPAPRLYLATPVTADPAALVAALPKLLAAADIAAVLLRLEPSDPRTLTSRIKAVAPVVQAGGGALLVEGHADLVARGGADGAHLSGLQAMQEWLPQLQPSRIAGVGGLETRHDSMIAGEAGADYVLFGEPGADGTRPSAEAIAERLDWWAELFEPPCVGYATSRDDVHQFATAGADFVLVGDFIWSADDPTAALADAGEALRQGFAAAPRQ, encoded by the coding sequence ATGAACGCCAAGCCTGCTCCATCGCGTCCGGCGCCGCGCCTGTATTTGGCGACGCCGGTGACTGCCGATCCCGCCGCCCTGGTCGCGGCCCTGCCGAAGCTGCTCGCCGCCGCCGATATCGCGGCGGTGCTGCTGCGGCTGGAGCCGTCCGATCCGCGAACCCTGACGTCGCGGATCAAGGCGGTGGCGCCGGTGGTGCAGGCAGGCGGCGGGGCGCTGCTGGTCGAGGGCCACGCCGATCTGGTGGCGCGCGGCGGCGCCGATGGGGCGCATCTGTCCGGCCTCCAGGCGATGCAGGAATGGCTACCGCAATTGCAGCCGTCCCGCATCGCCGGGGTCGGCGGACTGGAAACCCGCCATGATTCGATGATCGCCGGCGAAGCCGGAGCCGACTACGTGCTGTTCGGTGAGCCCGGCGCCGACGGAACCCGGCCTTCGGCCGAGGCGATTGCCGAGCGCCTGGACTGGTGGGCAGAATTGTTCGAGCCGCCTTGCGTCGGCTATGCGACCAGCCGCGACGACGTCCATCAATTCGCCACAGCGGGTGCCGATTTCGTGCTGGTGGGCGACTTCATCTGGAGCGCCGACGATCCCACGGCCGCGCTGGCGGACGCCGGCGAAGCGCTGCGCCAAGGCTTCGCTGCCGCCCCCCGGCAATGA
- a CDS encoding class I fructose-bisphosphate aldolase, translated as MNLADLNQIARAMVAPGKGILAADESSGTIKKRFDVIGVESTETNRRDYREMLFRSNEAMSDYVSGVILYDETIWQNAADGTPLVKLIEQAGSIPGIKVDEGTQPLPNCPGETITVGLDKLAERLAKYYKQGARFAKWRAVIDIDTARGVPTHTAIMTNAHALARYAALCQQAQIVPIVEPEVLMDGGHDIDTCYNVTEWVLKETFQQLYFQRVALEGMILKPNMAVPGKKSAKKASVQEVAEKTVKLLKACVPSAVPGIAFLSGGQSDEEATAHLDAMNKIGGLPWGLTFSYGRALQAAPQKAWSGKAENVAAGQAAFTHRARMNSLAAKGEWSAELETKKAA; from the coding sequence ATGAACCTCGCTGACTTGAACCAGATCGCTCGCGCCATGGTCGCGCCCGGCAAGGGCATTCTCGCCGCCGACGAGTCGTCGGGGACGATCAAGAAGCGGTTCGACGTGATCGGGGTGGAGTCGACCGAGACCAACCGCCGCGACTATCGCGAGATGCTGTTCCGCTCCAACGAAGCGATGAGCGACTACGTCTCCGGCGTGATCCTGTACGACGAGACGATCTGGCAGAACGCCGCCGACGGCACCCCGCTGGTGAAGCTGATCGAGCAGGCCGGCAGCATCCCCGGCATCAAGGTCGACGAAGGCACCCAGCCGCTGCCGAACTGCCCCGGCGAGACCATCACGGTCGGCCTCGACAAGCTCGCCGAACGGCTGGCGAAATACTACAAGCAGGGCGCCCGCTTCGCGAAATGGCGCGCGGTGATCGACATCGACACCGCCCGCGGCGTGCCGACCCACACCGCGATCATGACCAACGCCCATGCGCTGGCGCGCTATGCGGCGCTGTGCCAGCAGGCGCAGATCGTGCCGATCGTCGAGCCCGAGGTGCTGATGGACGGCGGCCACGACATCGACACCTGCTACAACGTCACCGAATGGGTGCTGAAGGAAACCTTCCAGCAACTCTACTTCCAGCGCGTCGCCCTCGAAGGCATGATCCTGAAGCCGAACATGGCGGTCCCCGGCAAGAAATCGGCTAAGAAGGCGTCGGTGCAGGAAGTCGCCGAAAAGACCGTGAAGCTGCTGAAGGCCTGCGTGCCGTCGGCGGTTCCGGGCATCGCCTTCCTGTCCGGCGGCCAGTCGGACGAAGAAGCGACGGCGCATCTCGATGCCATGAACAAGATCGGCGGCCTGCCCTGGGGCCTCACCTTCTCGTACGGCCGTGCCCTGCAGGCCGCGCCGCAGAAGGCGTGGTCGGGCAAGGCCGAAAACGTCGCGGCCGGTCAGGCCGCGTTCACGCACCGGGCCCGGATGAACTCGCTCGCCGCCAAGGGCGAGTGGAGCGCCGAGCTCGAAACCAAGAAGGCCGCCTGA
- a CDS encoding antitoxin MazE-like protein, translating into MGTSDDRDSEERAREAARQLRAEMTAPGLRPTDPPLPDLDAPEIKAKIRRACAAINASAEEQELLEQLGDMMIEVWGDDGK; encoded by the coding sequence GTGGGCACCAGTGACGATCGCGATTCTGAAGAGCGGGCTCGGGAGGCTGCGCGGCAGCTCCGAGCCGAGATGACGGCGCCTGGACTGCGGCCGACCGACCCGCCGCTCCCTGACTTGGACGCTCCAGAGATCAAGGCAAAAATTCGCCGGGCCTGCGCCGCCATCAACGCAAGTGCAGAAGAACAAGAGCTCCTTGAGCAGCTTGGCGATATGATGATCGAAGTCTGGGGCGACGACGGGAAATGA
- a CDS encoding phosphoglycerate kinase has protein sequence MTKSFRTLDDVDVKGQRVLLRVDLNVPMDSGKVTDTTRLERVAPTITEIAGKGGKVILLAHFGRPKGRDDKNSLKPVAAALADVIKKPVGFAEDCVGEPAAKAIAAMADGDILCLENTRFHPEEEKNDPAFVEKLAELGDIWVNDAFSAAHRAHASTEGLGHKLPAYAGRTMQAELDALNKALEAPAKPVIAIVGGAKVSSKIDLLENLVTKVQALVIGGGMANTFLHAQGVKVGKSLCEKDLAETALRIMNKAEAANCAIILPVDATVAYHFEANAPSFAYGLDAIPPDSMILDVGPRSIERIHAAIDDAATLVWNGPVGAFELTPFDKGTVEAAKHAAKRTKAGKLVSVAGGGDTVAALNHAGVADDFTYISTAGGAFLEWMEGKPLPGVEVLRAK, from the coding sequence ATGACCAAATCATTCCGTACCCTCGACGATGTCGACGTCAAAGGCCAACGCGTGCTGCTGCGCGTCGATCTCAACGTGCCGATGGATTCCGGCAAGGTGACCGACACCACCCGGCTGGAGCGTGTCGCGCCGACCATCACCGAGATCGCCGGCAAGGGCGGCAAGGTGATCCTGCTGGCGCATTTCGGCCGGCCGAAGGGCCGCGACGACAAGAACTCGCTGAAGCCGGTGGCTGCCGCGCTCGCCGACGTCATCAAGAAGCCGGTAGGCTTCGCCGAGGACTGCGTCGGCGAGCCGGCGGCGAAGGCGATTGCCGCGATGGCGGACGGCGATATCCTCTGCCTGGAGAACACCCGCTTTCATCCCGAGGAAGAGAAGAACGACCCGGCGTTCGTCGAAAAGCTCGCAGAGCTCGGCGACATCTGGGTCAACGACGCGTTCTCGGCCGCGCACCGCGCCCACGCCTCGACCGAGGGCCTCGGCCACAAGCTGCCGGCCTATGCGGGCCGCACCATGCAGGCCGAGCTCGACGCGCTGAACAAGGCGCTGGAAGCGCCGGCAAAGCCGGTGATCGCGATCGTCGGCGGCGCCAAGGTGTCGAGCAAGATCGATCTTCTCGAAAACCTTGTCACCAAGGTGCAGGCGCTGGTGATCGGCGGCGGCATGGCCAACACCTTCCTGCATGCTCAGGGCGTCAAGGTCGGCAAGTCGCTGTGCGAGAAGGATCTGGCGGAAACCGCGCTGCGGATCATGAACAAGGCCGAGGCCGCCAACTGCGCCATCATCCTCCCCGTGGACGCCACCGTGGCGTATCACTTCGAGGCCAACGCGCCGTCGTTCGCCTATGGGCTCGACGCAATCCCGCCGGACAGCATGATCCTCGACGTCGGCCCGCGCTCGATCGAGCGCATCCACGCCGCGATCGACGACGCCGCCACCCTGGTGTGGAACGGGCCGGTCGGCGCGTTCGAACTGACGCCGTTCGACAAGGGCACGGTCGAAGCCGCCAAGCATGCCGCCAAGCGGACCAAGGCCGGCAAACTGGTGTCGGTCGCCGGCGGCGGCGACACCGTCGCGGCGCTCAACCACGCCGGCGTTGCCGACGACTTCACCTACATCTCGACCGCCGGCGGCGCCTTCCTGGAGTGGATGGAAGGCAAGCCGCTGCCGGGCGTGGAAGTGCTGCGGGCGAAGTAG
- the gap gene encoding type I glyceraldehyde-3-phosphate dehydrogenase, translating to MAVRVAINGFGRIGRNVLRAIYESGRKDIEVVAINDLGPVETNAHLLRFDSVHGRFPFEVKVDGDTIDIGRGKIKVTAIKDPSALPYKDIGVDIAMECTGIFTARDKAAALLTAGAKRVLVSAPSDGADATIVYGVNHATLSKDHMVVSNGSCTTNCLAPVAKVLNDTVGIETGFMTTIHAYTGDQPTLDTMHKDLYRARAAAMSMIPTSTGAAKAIGLVLPELKGKLDGVAIRVPTPNVSVVDLKIIAKKATTKEEINEAIKRAAEQELKGILGTTDAPNVSIDFNHDPHSSTFHMDQTKVQNGTLVRVMSWYDNEWGFSNRMADTAVAMSKLI from the coding sequence ATGGCAGTCCGGGTCGCGATCAATGGGTTTGGCCGTATCGGCCGCAACGTTCTGCGGGCGATCTACGAGTCCGGTCGTAAGGATATCGAAGTCGTCGCGATCAACGATCTCGGCCCGGTCGAAACCAACGCCCATCTGCTCCGCTTCGACTCCGTCCACGGCCGCTTCCCGTTCGAGGTCAAGGTCGACGGCGACACCATCGACATCGGCCGCGGCAAGATCAAGGTGACGGCGATCAAGGATCCGTCGGCGCTGCCCTACAAGGACATCGGCGTCGACATCGCGATGGAGTGCACCGGCATCTTCACCGCGCGTGACAAGGCTGCCGCGCTGCTGACCGCCGGCGCCAAGCGCGTCCTCGTCTCGGCCCCGTCGGACGGCGCCGACGCGACCATCGTGTACGGCGTCAACCACGCGACCCTGTCCAAGGACCACATGGTGGTGTCGAACGGCTCGTGCACCACCAATTGCCTGGCCCCGGTCGCCAAGGTGCTGAACGACACCGTCGGCATCGAGACCGGCTTCATGACCACGATCCACGCCTACACCGGCGACCAGCCGACGCTGGACACCATGCACAAGGATCTCTACCGCGCCCGCGCTGCGGCGATGTCGATGATCCCGACCTCGACCGGCGCCGCCAAGGCGATCGGCCTGGTGCTGCCGGAGCTGAAGGGCAAGCTCGACGGCGTCGCGATCCGGGTGCCGACCCCGAACGTCTCGGTGGTCGACCTCAAGATCATCGCCAAGAAGGCCACCACCAAGGAAGAGATCAACGAGGCGATCAAGCGCGCCGCCGAGCAGGAGCTGAAGGGCATTCTCGGCACCACCGACGCGCCGAACGTCTCGATCGACTTCAACCACGATCCGCACTCGTCCACCTTCCACATGGACCAGACCAAGGTGCAGAACGGCACGCTGGTTCGGGTGATGTCGTGGTACGACAACGAATGGGGCTTCTCCAACCGCATGGCCGACACCGCCGTGGCGATGAGCAAGCTGATCTGA
- the tkt gene encoding transketolase has translation MAQLDHSRMANAIRALAMDAVEKAKSGHPGLPMGAADVATVLWAQFLKFDAADPHWPDRDRFILSAGHGSMLLYALLYLTGNEEMTLDQIKNFRQLDSRTPGHPENCITSSVETTTGPLGQGVASSVGTALAERLLQAEFGDIVDHYTYVLCSDGDLMEGVSHEAIALAGHLRLSKLIFLYDDNGISIDGPLSLTDNVDQVARFQAHGWNSFRIDGHDHKAIADAIRKAQTSDRPTMIACKTTIGFGAPHKAGTSKAHGEPLGAEELAGAKKALGWDYGPFEIPDDVLGAWRNVGKQGATARADWLARLEALPADKRDDFRRRVIDRKRPAAIADAIRALKDRLVTEPQTIATRKASELALEALTPVVPELLLGSADLTPSNNTRVKQAKDVTPDDFSGRYIHYGIREMGMAAAMNGLAMHGGFAPAGGTFMCFADYARPSMRISALSHVPVVYIMTHDSIGLGEDGPTHQPVEHLASLRAMPNMRVFRPADAVETAECWQLALENTSGPTVLALSRQNLAQVRTATSEANLCATGGYELIRAPGKPQVSIFATGSEVEIAVAAQKLLEVQGIAARVVSVPSLDLLLAQDEATRAGIIGDAPVKVAVEAAVRFGWDAVIGPDGGFVGMSSFGASAPAKELYKHFGITAEAVADAARQRISA, from the coding sequence ATGGCGCAGCTCGATCATTCCCGTATGGCAAACGCAATCCGGGCGCTGGCGATGGATGCGGTGGAGAAGGCCAAATCCGGCCATCCCGGGCTGCCGATGGGCGCCGCCGACGTCGCGACCGTGCTGTGGGCGCAGTTCTTGAAGTTCGATGCGGCCGACCCGCACTGGCCTGATCGAGATCGCTTCATCCTCTCCGCCGGCCACGGCTCGATGCTGCTCTATGCGCTGCTGTACCTGACCGGCAACGAGGAGATGACGCTGGATCAGATCAAGAATTTCCGCCAACTCGACTCCAGGACCCCGGGCCACCCTGAGAACTGCATCACCTCCTCGGTCGAGACCACGACCGGTCCGCTCGGCCAGGGTGTGGCCTCCTCGGTCGGCACAGCGCTGGCGGAGCGGCTATTGCAGGCGGAGTTCGGCGACATCGTCGATCACTACACCTATGTGCTGTGCTCGGACGGCGACCTGATGGAAGGCGTCAGCCACGAGGCGATCGCGCTGGCCGGGCATCTCAGGCTGAGCAAGCTCATCTTCCTGTACGACGACAACGGCATCTCGATCGACGGTCCGCTGTCGCTGACCGACAATGTCGATCAGGTTGCGCGCTTCCAGGCGCACGGCTGGAATTCGTTCCGGATCGACGGCCACGACCACAAGGCGATCGCCGATGCGATCCGCAAGGCGCAGACCTCCGACCGGCCGACCATGATCGCCTGCAAGACCACGATCGGCTTCGGCGCGCCGCACAAGGCCGGCACTTCGAAGGCCCATGGCGAGCCGCTCGGCGCCGAGGAACTGGCCGGCGCCAAGAAGGCGCTCGGTTGGGATTACGGCCCGTTCGAGATCCCCGACGACGTGCTCGGTGCCTGGCGCAATGTCGGCAAGCAGGGCGCCACGGCCCGCGCCGACTGGCTGGCCCGGCTCGAGGCGCTGCCGGCGGACAAGCGCGACGATTTCAGGCGCCGGGTGATTGATCGCAAGCGGCCGGCGGCGATTGCGGATGCGATCCGCGCCCTGAAAGACAGATTGGTCACCGAGCCGCAGACCATCGCGACCCGCAAGGCCAGCGAACTGGCGCTGGAAGCGCTGACCCCGGTGGTACCGGAACTGCTGCTCGGCTCCGCCGACCTGACGCCCTCCAACAACACCCGCGTCAAACAGGCCAAGGACGTCACGCCGGACGATTTCTCGGGCCGCTACATCCACTACGGCATCCGCGAGATGGGCATGGCGGCGGCGATGAACGGCCTGGCGATGCACGGCGGCTTTGCGCCGGCGGGCGGCACCTTCATGTGCTTTGCCGACTACGCACGGCCGTCGATGCGGATCTCGGCGCTGTCGCATGTGCCCGTGGTTTACATCATGACCCACGACTCGATCGGGCTCGGCGAGGACGGCCCGACCCATCAGCCGGTCGAACACCTCGCGTCGTTGCGGGCGATGCCGAACATGCGGGTATTCCGCCCGGCCGATGCGGTAGAGACCGCCGAATGCTGGCAGCTCGCGCTGGAGAACACCTCCGGCCCGACGGTGCTGGCGCTGTCGCGGCAGAACCTTGCCCAGGTCCGCACCGCGACCTCCGAGGCCAACCTCTGCGCCACCGGCGGCTATGAGCTGATCCGGGCGCCCGGCAAGCCGCAGGTGTCGATCTTTGCCACCGGCTCCGAGGTCGAAATCGCCGTTGCGGCGCAGAAACTTCTGGAGGTGCAGGGCATCGCGGCCCGGGTGGTCTCGGTGCCGTCACTCGACCTGCTGCTGGCCCAGGACGAAGCCACCCGGGCCGGAATCATCGGCGACGCGCCGGTCAAGGTTGCGGTCGAAGCGGCGGTGCGGTTCGGCTGGGACGCGGTCATCGGCCCGGACGGCGGCTTTGTCGGGATGTCGAGTTTCGGCGCCAGTGCCCCGGCGAAAGAACTCTACAAACATTTCGGCATCACCGCGGAAGCGGTGGCCGACGCCGCCAGGCAGCGGATCAGCGCCTAA
- a CDS encoding DUF4164 domain-containing protein, with the protein MTDRPAHGSIATDQAPAEIVAAARRLAAALEALESAVERRAEADRDEDELASRIQALGADRSRLADELDGALVRSRKLERVNREIAQRLDVAIVTIRQVLDTPAGDPQPAEEES; encoded by the coding sequence ATGACGGATCGTCCTGCCCACGGTTCCATCGCTACCGATCAGGCGCCGGCCGAGATCGTCGCCGCGGCGCGTCGCCTTGCCGCGGCGCTCGAAGCGCTGGAAAGCGCGGTGGAGCGCCGGGCCGAGGCCGACCGCGACGAGGACGAACTGGCGTCGCGGATCCAAGCGCTCGGCGCCGACCGCTCGCGGCTCGCGGACGAGCTGGACGGTGCGCTGGTTCGCAGTCGCAAGCTTGAGCGGGTCAACCGCGAAATCGCGCAGCGGCTGGATGTGGCCATCGTCACCATTCGCCAGGTGCTCGACACCCCGGCGGGAGACCCGCAACCGGCCGAGGAGGAGTCATGA
- a CDS encoding cell division protein ZapA: MSSSDSAGSANHVSVTINGRQYRMACEPGQEPQLLGLAENLETRIQSLRGRFGEIGDARLTVMAALMMADELLDAHGRIAALQQEVEALRNDRAASLDRTVTTNRAVAAALNSAAERIERTTQVLNRTIGGGIAIG, encoded by the coding sequence ATGAGTTCGAGCGACTCCGCAGGCTCAGCCAACCACGTCAGCGTCACCATCAACGGCCGGCAATACCGGATGGCCTGCGAGCCGGGCCAGGAGCCGCAACTGCTCGGCCTTGCTGAAAATCTCGAGACGCGAATTCAAAGCCTGCGCGGCCGGTTCGGCGAGATCGGCGATGCGAGGCTGACTGTGATGGCGGCGCTGATGATGGCCGACGAACTGCTCGACGCTCATGGCCGCATCGCCGCCCTGCAGCAGGAAGTCGAGGCGCTACGCAACGACCGCGCCGCTTCGCTGGATCGCACCGTGACCACCAACCGCGCCGTCGCCGCCGCGCTCAACAGCGCCGCCGAACGCATCGAACGCACCACCCAAGTGCTCAACCGCACCATCGGCGGCGGCATCGCGATCGGGTAG
- a CDS encoding class I SAM-dependent RNA methyltransferase has protein sequence MIQTMTIDRLGHRGDGVSLSPGSATYVPFALPGETVEAEAVQGHPDRRKLLRVEVPSPDRVVPLCPHFGVCGGCAIQHLRDEPYRAWKRDLVIETLAQAGIDVPVDPLIDAHGAGRRRATLHARRGTHDILKVGFSANASHDIIAIDHCPILDPALNGALEAAWALAEALTPVGKPLDIQVTATENGLDIDVRGSGPLPPKMITALSQLAEQHKLARLTRHGELVLLRRPPVVAIGKAKVTLPPGAFLQATALGEQTLAGLAMAHLGRAKQVADLFCGVGPFALRLAEKARVFACDSDAPAVTALQKAAPATPGLKPVKAEARDLFRRPLAPPELRDFDAVLFDPPRQGAQAQAAQLAASRVPLVIAVSCNATTFARDAKLLIDGGYRLEGVSPVDQFKYTPHVELVASFRKK, from the coding sequence ATGATCCAGACCATGACGATCGATCGGCTCGGCCACCGCGGCGACGGCGTCAGCCTGTCGCCAGGCAGCGCGACTTACGTGCCGTTCGCGCTGCCCGGCGAAACCGTCGAGGCCGAGGCGGTGCAAGGTCACCCCGACCGCCGCAAGCTGCTGCGCGTCGAAGTGCCGAGTCCCGATCGGGTCGTACCGCTCTGCCCACATTTCGGGGTGTGCGGCGGCTGCGCAATCCAGCATTTGCGTGACGAGCCGTATCGGGCATGGAAGCGCGATCTGGTGATCGAAACGCTGGCGCAAGCGGGGATCGATGTTCCGGTCGATCCGCTGATCGATGCCCACGGCGCCGGACGGCGACGCGCTACGCTGCACGCCCGCCGCGGCACGCACGACATTCTCAAGGTCGGCTTCAGTGCCAACGCGAGCCACGACATCATCGCCATCGATCACTGCCCGATCCTCGATCCGGCGCTGAACGGCGCACTGGAAGCGGCCTGGGCGCTAGCCGAAGCGCTGACGCCGGTCGGCAAGCCGCTCGATATTCAAGTCACCGCCACCGAGAACGGCCTCGATATCGACGTGCGCGGCTCGGGGCCGCTGCCGCCGAAGATGATCACCGCGCTGTCGCAGCTCGCCGAGCAGCACAAGCTCGCGAGGCTTACCCGGCACGGCGAGTTGGTGCTGCTGCGCCGACCGCCGGTCGTAGCGATCGGCAAGGCCAAGGTGACGCTACCGCCGGGCGCGTTCCTGCAGGCGACCGCGCTCGGCGAACAGACGCTGGCGGGGCTGGCGATGGCGCATCTCGGCCGCGCCAAGCAGGTCGCGGATCTGTTCTGCGGCGTCGGCCCGTTCGCGCTGCGCCTCGCCGAGAAGGCACGGGTGTTCGCCTGTGACAGTGACGCGCCCGCGGTGACGGCGCTCCAGAAGGCTGCTCCGGCGACGCCGGGACTGAAGCCGGTGAAGGCCGAAGCGCGCGATCTCTTCCGTCGCCCGCTGGCACCGCCAGAACTCCGCGATTTCGACGCCGTGCTGTTCGATCCGCCGCGCCAGGGCGCGCAGGCGCAGGCCGCGCAGCTCGCAGCGAGCCGGGTGCCGCTGGTGATTGCGGTGTCGTGCAACGCCACCACCTTCGCCCGCGACGCCAAGCTGCTGATCGACGGCGGCTACAGGCTCGAAGGCGTGAGCCCAGTCGATCAGTTCAAGTACACGCCGCATGTCGAACTGGTGGCGAGCTTTCGAAAGAAGTGA
- a CDS encoding MATE family efflux transporter, whose translation MVRAMTFPGSNIAAGALAPAKSSAWRTELVETLWLALPMALTQLGQIAMMTTDLALIGRLGDTAVAAAALAHIVLFSTFTMGLGLVSAVTPLAAQAVGARAPRQVRASLRVGLWAGMIAGVPLTLGQLYGEELLVALGQDPATSRLAGDYLDGLAWSLVPGWLFIALRGFMGAVNRPEPALWIMLTAIPINLGLAYALIHGSFGLPRLEIFGAGLATTIVSWGMCVAAAAVCVTMRPFRKYQVFGELFRFDRELMRRLLQLGLPISGASVLEYGVFGAAALLMGWFGTTALAAHQIALQIAAIMFMVPMGISVAATVRVGHAVGRGDPSAARRAGFAAIGLGLAFMAAMTLLVALTRHQIPYLFLGDSETAAATAALTAALLIVGASFFIADGLQVVANGALRGRNDTKIPLLFAVLGFWLIGFPCCWVLGFHTDLGPFGVWIGLAIGLIVYATLLVWRFHRLTRDSMAAAVAA comes from the coding sequence ATGGTGCGCGCCATGACCTTTCCTGGCTCCAACATCGCCGCCGGCGCGCTCGCGCCGGCGAAATCGTCTGCGTGGCGAACCGAGCTCGTCGAAACGCTGTGGCTCGCTCTGCCGATGGCGCTGACGCAGCTCGGCCAGATCGCGATGATGACCACCGATCTGGCGCTGATCGGCCGGCTTGGCGATACCGCCGTCGCCGCCGCCGCTCTGGCGCATATCGTGCTGTTCTCGACCTTCACCATGGGTCTTGGTCTGGTGTCCGCGGTGACTCCGCTGGCCGCGCAGGCGGTCGGTGCCCGCGCCCCCCGGCAAGTGCGCGCTTCGCTCCGGGTCGGGCTATGGGCGGGCATGATCGCCGGCGTGCCGCTGACGCTCGGCCAGCTTTATGGCGAAGAACTGCTGGTCGCCCTCGGCCAGGATCCTGCGACCTCGCGGCTTGCGGGCGATTACCTCGACGGACTCGCATGGTCGCTGGTGCCCGGCTGGCTATTCATTGCGCTGCGCGGCTTCATGGGCGCGGTGAACCGACCCGAGCCGGCGCTATGGATCATGCTGACGGCGATCCCGATCAATCTCGGCCTCGCTTACGCGTTGATTCACGGCTCGTTCGGCCTGCCGCGGCTGGAGATCTTCGGCGCCGGTCTCGCCACCACCATCGTGTCGTGGGGGATGTGCGTCGCCGCCGCTGCGGTATGCGTGACGATGCGCCCGTTCCGGAAGTACCAGGTGTTCGGCGAACTGTTCCGGTTCGATCGCGAGCTGATGCGCCGGCTGCTCCAGCTCGGCCTGCCGATCTCCGGCGCCTCAGTGCTGGAATACGGCGTGTTCGGCGCCGCCGCATTGCTGATGGGCTGGTTCGGCACCACCGCGCTCGCCGCCCATCAGATCGCGCTCCAGATCGCGGCTATCATGTTTATGGTGCCGATGGGAATTTCGGTCGCCGCCACGGTGCGGGTCGGCCATGCGGTCGGGCGCGGCGATCCATCAGCCGCACGGCGGGCAGGCTTTGCGGCAATCGGTCTCGGCCTGGCGTTCATGGCCGCGATGACGCTGCTGGTGGCACTGACCAGGCACCAGATTCCGTATCTGTTTCTCGGCGACTCCGAGACGGCGGCGGCGACCGCGGCCCTTACTGCCGCACTGCTGATCGTCGGCGCCAGCTTCTTTATCGCGGACGGCCTGCAAGTGGTCGCCAACGGCGCACTGCGCGGCCGTAACGACACCAAAATACCGCTGTTGTTCGCGGTGCTCGGGTTCTGGCTGATCGGCTTTCCATGCTGCTGGGTGCTCGGCTTCCACACCGACCTCGGACCGTTCGGTGTCTGGATCGGGCTGGCGATCGGCCTGATCGTCTATGCGACGCTGCTGGTGTGGCGTTTCCACCGGCTGACGCGCGACTCGATGGCGGCGGCCGTCGCCGCCTGA